The region GGCGAGGACCTCCCCGTTGCGACGAGAATAAGCGAGGGCGGCGGCCCTAGGAGCGACGTTGTGAAGGAAGGACGAGATGTAAACGACCTGCAATCCCGGACATCAGGTATCGGGGAACGGCGGGCGGATTGTCGGGTACCGTTTCACGTTATTTTTTAGAGAGACGCGTAGGTTTGCTTGAGAGTTTCTTTACCTACGCGCCATTGCCGTGAATCCCTTGCCGGGATTATCGCCTTTTTGTTTCGTTTCTACGGGTAAGACATAGCCCGCCCGCTGACTCCCCGTAAGAATGGGGAGTCGAAGGGGCGTCCGTTTCTTCCCGACTCGACCAGTTTGGTATCAGATTTCGCgcgtaataaaataacgattaaCGACGGCGTAGCACCGGCCGCCCGTCACGAGGGGGATGCGTGTTGCGCGATAAAACCTCGCGGATCGGCTCAACAGTCATTAGAGTAGAGTACCGTTTAGAGTATTCCGTATTCCGTATTAGTTTTGCGTCTATCGATTTGCGTACCGTATAAGATATCGGCGTTCCCGTTAGAGCTAGTTTTGAGTATGTTGTGATCTGAGTCGTGCGTGCTTTCCACGCGTACGGTCATTCTGGGGCGTGCCGGCTTCCTGATACGTTAATTACCGCGCCCGGTACGGGAAGTGTAAGGCGTCGGGGTAACGGATCTGGAGTGAGCCTTTCCGGATAATGTGACCGAAAAACGGCCGCAATTACCGTTCAGAGAGTTAGAGTATAAAGTACTCCGGCTGAAAGTATTGCGCGCCCCGGGGTAAGTCGGACGTGAGTATCACGTGCTTGCGACGTGTATCGTTCATTCTGCGAGAAACCTTTATTTTGCGTGTATCGTTCATTCTgcgagaaacatttattttacgtgtATCGTTCTTTTCGCGAGAAATATTCCGTTTACGTGCATTGTGTTCATTGTGCGACTAATATTCCGTCTTCGAGTTCTCTATTTCGCGCGTATCGTCAGTTCGGGGATATTAATCGGCGGCGTATAGTAATAGCGAATCTTCTGTCCTCTCCTTACGCGTATTAATTGTCCgacgaataatatttattcgagCCACTTTGAGCGGACCCGCGTTGAAAGAGCGCGTGATCAAGACGTTACTCtcgcataataaatattgtccCGCATTCCACGCCTCTAGCCCTAACGTAAACAGGCTGAAGATTCTCGAGGCGTATAACATCCAAGCCTTGAACTTGATGGCAATTGTTTggctatacaatatattatcgcttttcttattttatcggCTCCAAATTATTTGTATGTGTGCCTCGCTTAACCCCGGTCAACGTCTCATAAAGTTGTGCGGTCCTTGAACCCCGACCCTCTACCGCTGATTGAGCAGCCGTTGCGAGCGACAAGGGCAGAATATCCGATTTGTAGTATTTAGAGTATTTGGAGCACCTTTAAGTCGTGAGAGGATTTCGAGTTCTTTGGAGCCTTAAGAGTAAAGTTAGTGTTAACGTTCGCGTATTTCGAGTCAAAGGTGGTGTGACCTTCtccacacctggcgcccaacattttTGGAGGTTGTATTTTGCTCTGCTACTCGCTCAACATATTTGTGACACGGTATATCTGTGCGGTCGCGCATAACCGCCTCGCGGCCGTAGAAAATAGCGTCGCAAAATTTGGCGCCCCCGGCGAGGCTCCGTACACTCTCGCGCGATGTGGCCGACCTTCGCACAGTTTCAACATTTTCCGGTAGATTTAGTTTTATCAGCTGCGGTGGAAGTCGTCGCGATGGGAGGACTCTCCCGAGATATGGCTTCTCCTGCGGCGGGGGTTTCGGCCCTCCACGGGGCCTGAGCCGGAGTTGCGGCAGCGGCAGTTGTCGGTTTCGCGCTCTTCGTCGGCGCGTGGTACGCCAACTCCGGGAACCGAGTTACTGGGGAGCGGCGGGGCACGATAGTGTTTCGCGGCAAGATGCGTCCgctcaaaccgagtggcgattTGCTCTAAAGCGTCAAAGCTCCGGAAGTCATCTCGATGGATGGCCAATGGCAGCCGGGGTAGTAGGTTGCGATGTGCGTAGTTCAGCTGCTCTTCCACAGACCATGAGGGACTTAGGCGATCGAATAAGGTGGTCATGCAAGTTAGATAATCTGCTATCGACTTATGTTCGCCCTGCGTGCGTTTCATGATTTCTTCCAGTAACGCGAATTGAAAGTCGGGATCTCCAAAACGGGACCTCCACGCGAATTCAAACTCCGACCAACTCCATTGATATCGTCTCTGCCGGAACCAGTGTAACGCGATTCCGGATAAGAAAAAGGGCAAGCATTTCAGAATGTCATCGTCGGATACCGGGATTAAAGCGCGTCCCTCTTCGATACGAATTAGGAACGCTTCGGCGTCGTTTCCCCGGGCTCCCGAGAAATTCAGGTTCCAACGCCTCATAATGTTGTAAACGTCAGGGGCCGTTGCTCCAGTCCGTCGCGGCGCGTCGTTACGTGGTCGCGCTCCCAACCATGGAACTTTGGATGCCGGCAAGATTTTCCGGTTCTCCATGCGATTCAGGTTCACATTGGCGGTGTCCGGGGGATCGTTCCTCGTCTCGTGAGGTGAGGTTCCTTCGAGTCCCTCTTTCAGAGTACGTTCATAGCGTTCCAGACGCTTTCGCAAGGTTGGCACAATTCTATCAGTGGTTAGACCCCTTTTTATCAGGTCCTCATGTAGTTACTCGAGGGATAATTCCGCAATCCAATCCTCTGGGTCCGTTCCGTCGGCCATCTCGATAGCTCACCCGGAAGTTTTACTCGCGACTCAAAGTCTCGATAAGGGCAAAGGTGAACTGATCACCCGCGGAAATCAAAATTCTCTCTCAAAATACCCACCCGAAATTTCACGGTCTCTGAAATAGCGGCGAGCGTTTCGCTCCTGACCGCGCGTTTAATAACACGAAATCAAATCAATAACATAAATCCGATCAATAGCATAAATCAAATCAATAGCATAAATCAAATCAATAGCTGTGCGCGAATGGTCGAAGGAGTCGCGGGAAGGAAGGAATTAATTCGTAGAAAGTCTTCTGTTGTGAAATGTCTATAATACAAGaatgtacattatttacaagtatttaataCACACGAACGACGGCTATTTCCGCGCGTGAAAATAAGAACTCGATGATTGTAAGCAACGGATATGCGAGTGACTTTACTTTAACACGCTCGTTCCGAGAAACTTTCGTCCGATTGCGGGCTCGCGCGCGAAGGTCCGGAGTTTTATTCCCACGACTTCCGAATTCTCTCGAATCTTCCGGACCCTCGGTAACGAGCCGAAAATTCAGCTGAGCCAATCCGCTGTCGGCGTCTCGAGAAATTAGTATTGATGCACGTCACGCTGAACTCGAGGCCGGCCACCGATCAGctgttttgaaatattatttgctcGCTTTGTCCCGGGGTCGCGCACCGAGTCCCCGAGACAAAGGAGCGAGTAAATATAGGCCACCGTGGAACTCTGTTTTTCTGCCCTTCAAATGTATACTAGGaaatatacagatatttcTGCGAATTTGGTCGACTTTACTCTGAAAGGCAGAAAAAccgaaattatttcgaaatagcGATTTTCTTAGATTCGTGGTGTAGATTCGCCGACGCTGGTTTTTGTTCGATCGCGAACATTCCGCCCGCCTCGTATGGTGCAACCTACGAATGATACTGTGGTAACGTCGCAACCGAACACGCGCCGAGAACGTGAACGCGCTTGGCCGAACGCGATGGAACGCAAGTACGTCTCGCAACACAGGCGAGGGGATATGATGTACGTTTAGACTTTACGCTTCTCGCCATCGGCGAGCTCACACTGAGCACAATATTAACGATAATTTTACAAGgcaatattttgtacaaagcaacgaaaattattaaggaaaaaataaatttgaccGTTAGTATGTACCGGGAGTGTACTTAGCGGACGTCATCAAGCGCGGCGCTCACGGGGAGGAGAACGAGCTTACTCACGGGCCGGGTAAAGCGCGAGGTAGCCGTTCGAACGGAGACTACGCGGACGTGGCCGTCTCCCCCGGGGTGCAGCTCCTCGATTCTCGCTAGAGGCCATTTCGTCGGTGGGGTCGTTTTGCTCCTCAGGAGGCACAATCGGCTGACCTGAATTTCCTCGCTAGCTTTGACCCATTTTGGCCGGTGCGCCAGCGTGTGGAGATATTCCTTTGACCACCGGTCCCAGAATTGATCCCGAATTCTTTGCAGCAGCTGCCACCGGGAAAGACGGCTCGTTGACCTCGGCTAGAGACGGCTCGGGTACTGCATTGAATGCTGAGCCGATGAGGAAGTGGCCCGGCGTCAGCGCGGTTAAGTCCTCCGGGTCATCTGATAGGGCTTGGAGCGGGCGTGAGTTCAAGCACGCTTCGACTTGCGCAAGGACGGTAGCCATCTCCTCGTACGTTAGTCTCGTTTCGCCTATGACCCGCCTCAAGTGCAACTTCATTGATTTCACGGCGGCCTCCCAAATTCCGCCGAAGTTAGGCGCCGCCGGAGGGTTGAAATGCCACTGTATGCTCTCCTCTGCGACGCGTGCTGCAATTCGTCGGCCTTCCTGGTCGCTAGCGGAGAACAAGGCTTTCAGCTGAGCGTCGGCTCCGACGAAGTTCGTCCCGCAATCGCTATAAAGCGCGCGACACAGGCCTCGGCGGGCGACAAATCGGCGTAGGGCGGCCAGGAACGCCTCCGCGGAGTAGTCCGACGCTACATCTAAATGAACGGCTCTGGAACTCAAACAAATAAAGACAGTAATAAACGCTTTGGCTGCGTGGTGTCCTCGGCCTTTGGACGTCCGCAGCCATACTGGACCGGCATAGTCGATGCCCGTGTTAAGAAACGGGCGAGATGGGGTCACCCTGGGCGGCGGCAGGTCTCCCATGAGCGGCTGCGGCGAAGCCGCCCGCCATCGCAGACAGATTAAGCAGCGGTGGATGCAGCCCTTTACAAGTGAACGACCTCGAGGTATCCAAAACTCCTGCCGGATGAAACTCAGCGTCATTTGCACACCTCCGTGCAGCGTCCGTCGATGGTGAGCTTCGATGACGAGCCGCGTGAAATGTGACTCACTCGGCAGGATCATCGGGTGCTTTGCGTCGGGAGCTAGGAGAGCGTGCCGGAGTCGCCCACCCACTCGCAGGATCCCTTGCTCGTCTCGAAGCGGGTTTAGCTTAGCGAGGCTACTGCGTGCCGGCAGCTGCTCGCCCTTTGAAATCGCTCTCAGCTCCTCGCTAAATGCTGCTTCTTGCACCACTCGGATCCAGCCACGCCGGGCGTCATCGAGCTCGGAAAACCGGAGTACGAGCGGGGCTTCGAAATCGATTTGAGAGTCAGCGACGGTCCTCTGCCGGGGCAATCGCCGCAGCCAGCGACGGCACCAGGCCGTCCGTCGTAACAGTCGTGTCAGGGAGGAACATCCCGTCAACTCTGAGGGTTCGTCGATCTTCTCCGCGGACGTGGCCGTCGCGTGCACAGCCGTTCGCCGATCCGGCAGGCTAGCAGGAAGCTCGGTCTCCGGAAGGGCGGTCCACGGGCTGGATTCGGTCCTTAGCCATGATGGGCCGCGCCACCAGAGCGGGTGGTTTACCAGCTCTGCTGAAGATATGCCGCGCGAAGCGCAATCGGCGGGGTTCTCTCGCCCGGGAACGTGGTGCCAGATTGCGTCCGGCAGCGTCGTCTGGATTTCGCTTACCCTATTGGCTACATAGGTTTTCCAGGCCGATGGATGTCCGCGGATCCAGCCCAGCACAACCTTGGCGTCTGACCACAGATGCGAGGGGACATTCCTTGCTTCGAGGACTCGCTGAACATGAGCCACTAGTCGCACAAGCAAAGTCGCGGCGCTCAGCTCCAAACGCGGCAAGGTCACTTGTTTCAGCGGGGCAACCTTCGTTTTTGCCTCGAGCAGCCTCACTTCCACTTCTCCGTCTCTTCTCTCGACTCGCAAATAGATGACGGCGGCATAGGCTCGCTCCGAGGCGTCAGCAAAGCCATGGAGCTCCAGCCGGCAGCCCTCGTCCCCGCTCGTCAGCCAGCGCGGAACGCGGATGGCTTCCAGGGAGGGCAGATCAGACTGGAATGCTCTCCAGTTTTGCACATCTTCTTCCGGGAGCGGCTCGTCCCACTCAATCCCCAGCAACCACGTGGACTGGAAAAGGATCTTCGCGCGCACCGTGGCCGGGGCAAGCCACCCCAGTGGGTCGAATAGTCTTGCTGTCAGCGAGAGGACCGTTCGTTTGGTGAACGTTTCTGTCCGGATCAGCTGGGTCGTATACGAGAATTGATCGTCGTGCGGATGCCACCGCAGGCCCAAGGTCAGATGGCTCTCACCCGGCTGCTATCCTCGAGGCTCCTTCAGTAGACGATCCTCCACCGGCACGTCCTCCAGGAGGGTCTCGTCATTGGCGGACCACTTTTTCAGCGGGAAGCCGCCCGCCATGCAGATCCGCTCCAACTGTCTCCGTTTCTCTAAAGCGGCAGCCAGCGTTTTCGCTCCGGAGATCACGTCGTCCATGTAGGTGTCCTCCTCCAGGACGCTTGCTCCCTCCGGAAATCGATGCTTCTCATCCTCGGCAAGCTGGTGCGTCGTACGAATTGCTTGGTGTGGAGAGCAGGCCAGGCCGTACGTAACAGTGGTGAGCCAATACTCTAGTATAGGCTCTCGTGGATCGAACCGCCAGAGAATCCGCTGCAAGTCCACATCCTCCGGATGGACGTCAATCTGCCGGTACATCTTCTCGATGTCCGTGGCAAAGACGAATCGATGGCGGCGCCATCGTAGAAAAACGTCCGTCAACGCAGGCAGCAGGTTGGGTCCGACCATCAGGCGCTGATTTAATGAGTCCCCGGACGGGACTGTAGCTGAGCCATTGAAGACTACTCTCAGCTTGGTCGTAGAGCTCGTCTCCCGCAGAACGCCGTGATGCGGCAAGTAACACACGCGAGCGCTAATCAAGTCGTCGTCGCGGACTGGCACCATATGCCCCAGCTCGGCATACTGCTTCAAGAAATCCACGTACGCGGCCTGGAGGTCGGCATCCCGCGCGAACCGACTCTCCATGCTTCGAAGCACTCGCTCAGCTACGCGACGCGTTTCGGAGAGGTCCGGCAACGGCGAGATGAGAGGAAGGCGCACTACATAGCGTC is a window of Temnothorax longispinosus isolate EJ_2023e chromosome 1, Tlon_JGU_v1, whole genome shotgun sequence DNA encoding:
- the LOC139808980 gene encoding uncharacterized protein, which encodes MLPVKADGAANKASDGTQKSTRNHLARKQDGKGEAKRGRCSLCQKEHILMFCDDYKKKTAVERKQYVDDNGLCVNCLGKHKLDDCAVKKNCYACGARHHSSLHDACRELGVAKTSHVATDSPVKSVAVLLATARVCVADRHGAWHTARALIDQGLESSMISERLAQQLRLPRVPVAVNVFGIGGLQTGVARGRVAMTLSSRSEGRAFTISALVFPRLTVYAGGIEAGAATWPHLRGLELANPEFCSSDPIDVLLGADIYASILRAGLRKGGPREPVAQNTTLGWILSGVIADSVSGHVAYTHQCRIEEDLVSVVRRFWEQEEVPSSAVTLSKEEAECEEHFVRTHSRRPDGRYVVRLPLISPLPDLSETRRVAERVLRSMESRFARDADLQAAYVDFLKQYAELGHMVPVRDDDLISARVCYLPHHGVLRETSSTTKLRVVFNGSATVPSGDSLNQRLMVGPNLLPALTDVFLRWRRHRFVFATDIEKMYRQIDVHPEDVDLQRILWRFDPREPILEYWLTTVTYGLACSPHQAIRTTHQLAEDEKHRFPEGASVLEEDTYMDDVISGAKTLAAALEKRRQLERICMAGGFPLKKWSANDETLLEDVPVEDQTFTKRTVLSLTARLFDPLGWLAPATVRAKILFQSTWLLGIEWDEPLPEEDVQNWRAFQSDLPSLEAIRVPRWLTSGDEGCRLELHGFADASERAYAAVIYLRVERRDGEVEVRLLEAKTKVAPLKQVTLPRLELSAATLLVRLVAHVQRVLEARNVPSHLWSDAKVVLGWIRGHPSAWKTYVANRVSEIQTTLPDAIWHHVPGRENPADCASRGISSAELVNHPLWWRGPSWLRTESSPWTALPETELPASLPDRRTAVHATATSAEKIDEPSELTGCSSLTRLLRRTAWCRRWLRRLPRQRTVADSQIDFEAPLVLRFSELDDARRGWIRVVQEAAFSEELRAISKGEQLPARSSLAKLNPLRDEQGILRVGGRLRHALLAPDAKHPMILPSESHFTRLVIEAHHRRTLHGGVQMTLSFIRQEFWIPRGRSLVKGCIHRCLICLRWRAASPQPLMGDLPPPRVTPSRPFLNTGIDYAGPVWLRTSKGRGHHAAKAFITVFICLSSRAVHLDVASDYSAEAFLAALRRFVARRGLCRALYSDCGTNFVGADAQLKALFSASDQEGRRIAARVAEESIQWHFNPPAAPNFGGIWEAAVKSMKLHLRRVIGETRLTYEEMATVLAQVEACLNSRPLQALSDDPEDLTALTPGHFLIGSAFNAVPEPSLAEVNEPSFPVAAAAKNSGSILGPVVKGISPHAGAPAKMGQS